The proteins below come from a single Bombus pyrosoma isolate SC7728 linkage group LG10, ASM1482585v1, whole genome shotgun sequence genomic window:
- the LOC122571485 gene encoding uncharacterized protein LOC122571485, whose amino-acid sequence MNTKINHEYASNSYNGGIMGNDSPGALLDMLAEVASQTLHSEKKRSKLLLPSQCKSKTDYVKRKAHELTFNVPQLLSMPASQLVKQFSIFTSDELKRQYSYTCALVIGCVQKYTSFASEGRARMSIKAHLAEHLEYLKTNKEAYKTFTAKSVSYKNYKISPQSKKSRLQQSRKPQETLNKENKNVITEKSTNYLRNILLNDSTFNELDKKKNVEAVENSKKIHNSEQKDTERMDFKVLGDHSYFERLKDEIPSKKETSPFNNSLENMTDENIVFMVVGADSVHMKEYPRINKKLSEKINQKSDTVYLPEISWSTENGDKNTEIITSKPKGKAKFIGTSKEEREMALAFMDRIKKKGNPTGSNLECRICNPPRSFTAPTTLVSHYRSHAGIKPYECRICRAVFTRRHSLKYHMLIHQNQTRFTCADCGKKFRHPSHFREHRRRHTGEAPFGCDDCGQRFKTRNTYKRHLKTRHGKVLTTTGELLYLSEEDFQKVRTNRKKKNNTNKDHMIDESIIATKTIMHCQNDNDQLQNTATEEYIINNDTTDSDKNWKSSDTIQIIKNCFETYEVCSEPHLNKTESIETELSIKNRVFNKDENSLSDEYADKVEDKLPQLQSGSYIKLEIVKDGNNQIICHDDVGQPEIIYHNINEAPSYIKVEYSNLVNDLENENSIEFQENFKFSENQIKNPIQIINETENYFNEESNNSVSEQQTKLMQVDTHIKTKNKDSNKHIILSQEHIKYEKENSNITTLNCKPFQEMETHEIVSEDLIDLNTLQGINQITNKTILITDTLANQNEDCLLQEDKKLSNYQTVITNLIKNRVIASPNYVFEKDQKLLNQVEQRLYIHNEPLTSIIVQNKCINIFPQTQSKTQLNKSKKFTLLNKHMQAINVKQNENQNTILLLTNNTLQNNILKIDQNNTADTEIKE is encoded by the exons ATGAACACCAAAATAAACCATGAATATGCTTCTAATTCATATAACGGAG GTATTATGGGAAATGATAGTCCAGGTGCATTATTAGATATGCTTGCAGAAGTTGCATCTCAGACGTTACATTCAGAGAAAAAGCGTAGTAAATTATTACTACCATCACAATGCAAGTCAAAAACAGATTATGTAAAAAGGAAGGCTCACGAATTAACCTTTAATGTGCCACAGCTTCTCTCTATGCCTGCATCGCAATtagttaaacaattttctattttcacaAGTGATGAATTAAAAAGGCAATACTCATATACATGTGCTCTTGTCATTGGAtgtgtacaaaaatatactagTTTTGCAAGCGAAGGAAGAGCAAGAATGTCTATTAAAGCACATTTAGCAGAacatttagaatatttaaaaactaataaaGAAGCGT ataaaacTTTTACTGCAAAATCAGtaagttacaaaaattataaaattagtcCTCAAAGTAAGAAAAGCAGATTACAACAATCACGGAAACCACaggaaacattaaataaaGAGAATAAGAATGTTATTACAGAAAAATCAACAAATTACTTAAGAAATATTCTGTTAAATGATTCTACTTTTAATGAgttagataaaaagaaaaatgttgaagcagtagaaaattctaaaaaaatacataattctgAACAGAAAGATACAGAAAGAATGGATTTTAAAGTTCTTGGAGATCATAGTTATTTTGAACGCTTAAAAGATGAAATTCCTAGCAAGAAAGAAACATCACCATTTAACAATTCTCTTGAAAATATGACAGATGAAAAT ATTGTATTTATGGTTGTTGGTGCTGACAGTGTTCATATGAAAGAATATCcacgtattaataaaaaattgtcagAAAAAATCAATCAAAAATCTGATACCGTTTATTTGCCAG AAATATCATGGTCAACTGAAAATGGTGacaaaaatacagaaattataaCTAGTAAACCCAAAGGGAAAGCAAAATTTATAGGTACTAgtaaagaggaaagagaaatggCACTAGCTTTTATGGaccgtataaaaaaaaagggaaatccAACTGGAAGTAATCTCGAATGTCGAATTTGTAATCCACCACGAAGTTTCACAGCACCTACAACATTGGTGTCTCATTATCGCAGTCATGCTGGAATAAAACCATATGAGTGTCGTATATGCAGAGCAGTTTTTACGAGAAGACATAGTTTGAAATATCACATGTTAATTCATCAAAATCAAACGCGATTTACATGCGCTGATTGTGGAAAGAAATTTAGGCATCCATCACATTTCAGAGAACACAGACGTAGACATACTGGTGAAGCACCATTTGGATGTGATGATTGTGGACAACG atttaaaacaagaaacacTTACAAACGTCACTTAAAAACAAGACATGGAAAAGTTCTAACAACTACTGGAGAGTTGCTGTATCTGTCGGAAGAAGATTTTCAAAAAGTTCGAactaatagaaagaaaaagaataatacaaataaagatCACATGATAGATGAAAGCATAATTGCAACAAAAACAATCATGCATTGTCAAAATGATAATgatcaattacaaaatactgCAACTgaggaatatattataaataatgatacCACTGATAgtgataaaaattggaaatcaagtgatacaatacaaattattaaaaattgttttgaaaCTTACGAGGTGTGTTCAGAACCTCATTTAAATAAGACTGAATCGATAGAGACTGaattatctataaaaaatagaGTTTTTAATAAAGACGAAAATAGTTTATCAGATGAATATGCAGATAAAGTAGAAGATAAATTGCCACAGTTGCAAAGTGGTTCTTATATTAAGTTAGAAATAGTTAAAGATGGAAATAATCAAATCATATGTCATGATGATGTTGGTCAAcctgaaataatttatcataatataaatgaagcACCATCATATATTAAAGTAGAATATAGCAACTTAGTTAATGATTTAGAAAATGAGAATAGTAtagaatttcaagaaaattttaaattctctgaaaatcaaattaagaatcctatacaaataattaatgaaactgaaaattattttaatgaagaaTCCAATAATTCTGTAAGTGaacaacaaacaaaattaatgcAAGTAGATACCCATATTAAAACGAAGAACAAAGATAGCAATAAACATATAATACTTAGTCAAGAACAtatcaaatatgaaaaagaaaatagtaatattactACTCTTAATTGCAAACCTTTTCAAGAAATGGAGACTCATGAGATTGTTTCAGAAGACTTAATAGATTTAAATACATTGCAAggaattaatcaaattactaataaaacaatattaattacggATACCTTAGCGAACCAAAATGAAGATTGTCTATTacaagaagataaaaaattaagcaATTATCAAACAGttataacaaatttgataAAGAATCGAGTGATAGCATCTCCAAATTATGTTTTTGAAAAAGATCAAAAGTTATTAAACCAAGTTGAGCAACgcttatatattcataatgaACCTTTAACTAGTATAatagtacaaaataaatgcattaatatatttccacAAACTCAATCAAAAacacaattaaataaaagtaaaaaatttacacTCTTGAATAAACACATGCAAGCTATTAATGTAaagcaaaatgaaaatcaaaatacaattttattgttgACCAATAATacgttacaaaataatatccttaaaattgatcaaaataATACTGCTGATactgaaattaaagaatag